The following coding sequences are from one Triticum dicoccoides isolate Atlit2015 ecotype Zavitan chromosome 4A, WEW_v2.0, whole genome shotgun sequence window:
- the LOC119290030 gene encoding GDSL esterase/lipase At5g45950-like: MRGFPLAILLLALLLAAGELHCAATAPAPPAKASSPPPPTPPQHAPPSPPRRHRPSHGRAPPVPRKQDPPSSPPPQNQDPPPPSPPPQQDPPSPPPQQIMPPIQLVPPIQDPDAAAPAAPPRGGNRSAVCTTLLVFGDSTVDPGNNNRLRTTAKANFPPYGINFYGRRPTGRFTNGRLATDMLADKLGIMRTIPGFLDPTLKLGQLRKGVSFASAGSGYDDITATTLSALPFRRQLWHFWRYKLLIRALLGTRRAERIVNRATFIISAGTNDMLLNYIASNRSAGPVAMLRYENHLIARLGNYTQVMRMLGARRFVFVGLPPIGCLPIARTLLGRDPDGCDSDLNQLAASFNSRLVQLLNFVNYQPRMRSAYIDTYTIIRAATDNPQNYGLTEVSRGCCGSGMIEVGQTCRGRRTCPDPSKYLYWDAVHPTETTNQLITSLMLDSIAGIYS; the protein is encoded by the exons ATGAGGGGCTTCCCGCTGGCCATCCTACTGCTGGCGCTGCTGCTCGCCGCCGGGGAACTGCATTGCGCAGCAACAGCACCAGCGCCACCAGCAAAGGCATCATCGCCGCCACCGCCGACACCACCACAGCACGCACCACCATCGCCTCCGCGGCGACACCGACCATCGCACGGACGAGCCCCGCCGGTTCCCCGCAAGCAGGaccctccatcatcaccaccgccaCAAAATCAGGACCctccgcctccctcgccgccgccgcagcaggaccctccatcgccgccgccacagCAGATCATGCCGCCAATACAGCTCGTGCCACCAATTCAGGACCCCGACGCGGCGGCACCAGCGGCTCCACCCAGGGGCGGCAACCGCTCCGCGGTCTGCACCACGCTCCTCGTGTTCGGGGACTCGACGGTGGACCCTGGGAACAACAACCGCCTGCGGACGACAGCCAAGGCCAACTTCCCGCCCTACGGCATCAACTTCTACGGCCGCAGGCCCACCGGCCGCTTCACCAACGGCAGGCTGGCCACCGACATGCTGG CGGACAAGCTCGGTATAATGAGGACCATCCCGGGCTTCCTTGACCCGACGCTCAAGCTGGGGCAGCTCAGGAAGGGGGTGAGCTTCGCGTCCGCGGGCTCTGGATACGACGATATCACTGCCACCACATTA AGCGCGTTGCCATTCCGGAGACAACTATGGCACTTCTGGCGCTACAAGCTACTGATCCGAGCGCTGCTCGGAACGAGAAGAGCAGAGCGGATTGTCAACAGGGCTACCTTCATCATAAGCGCTGGCACAAATGACATGCTCCTAAACTACATCGCATCGAACCGATCAGCTGGCCCCGTCGCCATGCTGCGGTACGAGAACCACCTGATAGCACGCCTTGGCAATTATACCCAG GTGATGAGGATGCTTGGAGCGAGAAGGTTCGTGTTCGTCGGACTACCCCCGATCGGCTGTCTACCGATCGCAAGAACATTGCTTGGAAGGGATCCAGATGGATGCGACAGCGACCTAAACCAGCTGGCGGCTTCCTTCAACTCGAGACTGGTTCAGCTGTTGAATTTCGTCAACTACCAGCCCCGAATGAGAAGCGCCTACATAGATACCTACACAATCATACGGGCAGCAACAGACAACCCTCAGAATTACG GGCTGACGGAGGTGTCGCGAGGGTGCTGCGGGTCGGGGATGATCGAGGTCGGCCAGACATGCAGAGGGCGAAGGACGTGCCCAGACCCGAGCAAGTACTTGTACTGGGACGCTGTCCATCCGACAGAGACAACAAACCAGCTTATCACAAGCCTGATGCTGGACTCCATTGCCGGAATCTACAGCTAG
- the LOC119288429 gene encoding homogentisate 1,2-dioxygenase-like encodes MSGSPADPRSPEPEQNGDGYAYLSGLGNSFASEAVPGALPADGHNSPLLCPLGLYAEQLSGTSFTTPRHRNLRTWMYRIKPSVTHDPFHPRDPPNPRLLADFHDPRAALATPTQLRWRPADLPPPDGPPELDFIDGLYTVCGAGSSFLRHGFAVHMYAANKSMDGCAFCNADGDFLIVPQQGKLLITTECGKMLVPPGEIVVIPQGFRFAVDLPDGPSRGYVSEIFGAHFQLPDLGPIGANGLASARDFLSPTAWFEQAHRPGYVIVQKYGGELFTATQDFSPFNVVAWHGNYVPYKYDLSKFCPFNTVLFDHADPSVNTVLTAPTDKPGVALLDFVIFPPRWLVAENTFRPPYYHRNCMSEFMGLIYGVYEAKADGFLPGGASLHSCMTPHGPDTKTYEATISKLGGPEANTPTRLSGTLAFMFESALIPRVCRWALESPSRDLDYYQCWIGLKSHFSHGKDGGYDGPATTGGDDKDGEK; translated from the exons ATGTCCGGGAGCCCCGCCGACCCGCGCTCGCCGGAGCCGGAGCAGAACGGCGACGGGTACGCGTACCTGTCGGGGCTGGGCAACAGCTTCGCGTCGGAGGCCGTCCCGGGGGCGCTCCCGGCCGACGGCCACAACAGCCCGCTGCTCTGCCCGCTGGGGCTCTACGCCGAGCAGCTCTCCGGCACCTCCTTCACCACCCCGCGCCACCGCAACCTACGAAC GTGGATGTACCGGATCAAGCCGTCGGTGACCCACGACCCCTTCCACCCGCGGGACCCGCCCAACCCGCGCCTCCTCGCCGACTTCCACGACCCGCGCGCCGCCCTCGCCACCCCCACCCAGCTCCGATGGCGCCCCGCCGACCTGCCGCCGCCCGATGGCCCGCCGGAGCTCGACTTCATCGACGGCCTCTACACCGTCTGCGGCGCCGGCAGCTCCTTCCTCCGCCACGGATTCGCAGTCCACAT GTATGCCGCCAACAAGTCCATGGACGGGTGCGCCTTCTGCAACGCCGACGGCGACTTCCTCATCGTGCCCCAGCAAGGGA AGTTGTTGATCACAACCGAGTGCGGAAAGATGCTGGTGCCGCCCGGCGAGATCGTCGTCATTCCCCAGGGCTTCCGCTTCGCCGTCGACTTGCCTGACGGCCCTTCGCGCGGCTACGTTTCCGAGATCTTCGGCGCCCATTTCCAGCTCCCTGATCTCGGCCCAATTG GTGCTAATGGCTTGGCTTCGGCGAGGGATTTCCTCTCCCCCACGGCATGGTTCGAGCAAGCACACCGCCCTGGGTATGTCATAGTGCAGAAGTATGGTGGCGAGCTTTTCACCGCCACACAGGATTTCTCGCCGTTTAATGTGGTCGCCTGGCATGGAAATTATGTCCCTTACAAG TACGATCTGAGCAAGTTCTGTCCGTTTAACACTGTCCTGTTTGATCACGCTGATCCGTCAGTGAACACAG TGCTGACTGCTCCAACTGACAAGCCTGGCGTGGCACTGCTTGATTTCGTGATATTCCCGCCTCGGTGGCTGGTGGCCGAGAACACGTTCCGCCCTCCGTACTACCATCGCAACTGCATGAGCGAGTTCATGGGGCTGATCTATGGCGTATACGAG GCAAAAGCCGACGGCTTCCTGCCGGGAGGCGCGAGCCTGCACAGCTGCATGACACCCCACGGGCCGGACACCAAGACGTACGAGGCGACCATCAGCAAGCTCGGCGGGCCGGAAGCCAACACACCGACGAGGCTGAGCGGCACGCTGGCCTTCATGTTTGAGTCGGCTCTGATCCCGCGCGTGTGCCGCTGGGCGCTCGAGTCACCCTCCCGGGACCTCGACTACTACCAGTGCTGGATCGGGCTCAAATCGCACTTCTCGCATGGCAAAGATGGCGGTTATGATGGACCGGCGACAACCGGCGGTGACgacaaggatggcgagaagtag
- the LOC119290029 gene encoding uncharacterized protein At4g28440-like → MSTAKPRPAANRAAPSPSPAQPAAAAAKPAVQLRKPVFTTIDKLLPQTHGHNLTARVLSARAVLDKPTARTRVAECLVGDPTATVLFTARNAQIEMLKPGNTVIFRNARIDMFKDTMRLAVDKWGLIEVVEEPADFKVNEDNNMSEIEYELVNAPPKKQERKK, encoded by the exons ATGTCGACGGCGAAGCCCCGCCCCGCCGCCAACCGCGCCgcaccctccccctcccccgcgcaGCCCGCGGCCGCCGCGGCGAAGCCCGCCGTGCAGCTGCGCAAGCCCGTCTTCACCACCATCGACAAGCTGCTGCCGCAGACGCACGGCCACAACCTCACCGCGCGCGTCCTCTCCGCCCGCGCCGTCCTCGACAAGCCGACCGCCCGCACCCGCGTCGCCGAGTGCCTCGTCGGAGACCCCACCGCCACCGTCCTCTTCACCGCCCGCAACGCCCAGA TTGAGATGCTGAAGCCAGGCAACACGGTGATCTTCCGCAACGCCAGGATCGACATGTTCAAGGACACGATGAGGCTGGCGGTGGACAAGTGGGGCCTGattgaggtggtggaggagcccgccGACTTCAAGGTGAACGAGGACAACAACATGTCGGAGATCGAGTACGAGCTCGTGAACGCGCCGCCGAAGAAGCAGGAGCGTAAGAAGTGA